A portion of the Acidobacteriota bacterium genome contains these proteins:
- a CDS encoding ABC transporter ATP-binding protein, producing MTPAIDVVSLGKRYRDVEALRGVSLTIPKGAFFGLLGPNGAGKSTLINILTGLASPTSGKASVLGHDVVRDYRASRRQIGLAPQEFNFDRFFPIVEILVYQGGYFGLPRAEARRRAEELLVRFGLWDKRHEKTPRLSGGMKRRLLIAKAMIHDPPILILDEPTAGVDVELRRDLWEYWTEINGRGKTIVLTTHYLEEAEALCRTLAVIDLGTIITTGPKDEVIAQAGGDLANYFLKERRSELR from the coding sequence GTGACGCCGGCGATCGATGTGGTGAGCCTGGGGAAACGCTATCGCGACGTCGAGGCTCTCAGGGGTGTGAGCCTCACGATCCCGAAGGGGGCCTTCTTCGGCCTCCTCGGCCCGAACGGCGCCGGCAAGAGCACCCTCATCAACATCCTGACCGGCCTCGCCTCGCCGACCTCGGGGAAGGCCTCGGTCCTCGGGCACGACGTCGTGCGCGACTACCGCGCCTCGCGGCGCCAGATCGGCCTCGCCCCCCAGGAGTTCAACTTCGATCGCTTTTTCCCGATCGTCGAGATCCTCGTCTACCAGGGCGGGTACTTCGGCCTCCCGCGTGCCGAGGCCCGCCGCCGCGCCGAGGAGCTCCTCGTCCGCTTCGGGCTCTGGGACAAGCGCCACGAGAAGACGCCGCGCCTCTCGGGCGGCATGAAGCGGCGCCTCCTGATCGCGAAGGCGATGATCCACGATCCGCCAATCCTCATCCTCGACGAGCCGACGGCCGGCGTCGACGTCGAGCTGCGGCGCGATCTGTGGGAGTACTGGACGGAGATCAACGGGCGCGGGAAGACGATCGTCCTCACGACGCACTACCTCGAGGAGGCCGAGGCCCTCTGCCGCACGCTGGCCGTGATCGATCTCGGAACGATCATCACGACCGGCCCCAAGGACGAGGTTATCGCCCAGGCGGGGGGCGATCTCGCGAACTACTTCCTCAAGGAACGCCGGAGCGAGCTGCGGTGA
- a CDS encoding prephenate dehydrogenase: protein MNLGLIGFGRFGQFVAKHLRSRLNLVVWDLKDLRKRAAALGVRWGTIEEAASQPFVLLATPISELPACLESLVPHLSPGSLLMECCAVKVKPIEWLLKAVPEDVEVVGLHALFGPQSGRGGVAGMTVALCPARTRRAELLKKFLEEAGLVVHVTTPAEHDRAMAATQALTQFVGRALVDIGIQEGALTTPAYDRLARMVEFVRHDSPEFFHDIHQMNPFAADERRRLLEALLRIHRELDAPPRGK, encoded by the coding sequence GTGAATCTGGGACTCATCGGCTTCGGCCGCTTCGGGCAGTTCGTCGCGAAACACCTGCGCTCCCGCCTCAACCTCGTCGTCTGGGATCTCAAGGACCTGAGGAAGAGGGCGGCCGCCCTCGGTGTGCGCTGGGGAACGATCGAGGAGGCGGCCTCCCAGCCGTTCGTCCTCCTCGCGACGCCGATCTCAGAGCTCCCCGCCTGCCTCGAGAGCCTCGTGCCGCACCTCTCCCCCGGCTCGCTCCTGATGGAGTGCTGCGCGGTGAAGGTGAAGCCCATCGAGTGGCTGCTGAAGGCTGTCCCCGAGGACGTCGAGGTGGTGGGCCTTCACGCCCTCTTCGGGCCGCAGAGCGGCCGCGGCGGCGTCGCGGGGATGACCGTGGCCCTCTGCCCCGCCCGCACGCGGCGCGCGGAGCTGCTGAAGAAATTCCTCGAGGAGGCCGGCCTCGTCGTCCACGTGACGACGCCCGCCGAGCACGATCGCGCGATGGCGGCGACGCAGGCGCTGACGCAGTTCGTCGGCCGCGCCCTCGTCGACATCGGCATCCAGGAAGGGGCGCTCACCACCCCGGCGTACGACCGCCTCGCGCGGATGGTCGAGTTCGTGAGGCATGACTCCCCCGAGTTCTTCCACGACATCCACCAGATGAACCCCTTCGCCGCGGACGAGCGCCGCCGGCTTCTCGAGGCGCTGCTGCGGATCCACCGGGAGCTCGACGCGCCGCCGCGCGGGAAATAG
- a CDS encoding dipeptide epimerase, whose translation MRIVDVEVRPVRTPITVPYRIAGRTFDTAEMILLTIRDDAGREGYGAAAPVPPLTGDDFDSAARALDDRIAPAVRGLDPSDLDAAIAAAASASPEARSALAAIDIALHDLHAKIRGVSLVRLLGGARRRLVTSITVGIGDPRGTAEAARRHAARGFRSIKVKIGENAEQDLETLARVREAVGPAVAIRVDANQGYSPGEALKVAAALPALGVELFEQPVPAGDLDGMRRVTEGSAPPVVADEGVKTAADLDRLTRAGAARGANIKLMKCGGIAEARRIDAALHRAGWRALVGCMDESRASIAAAAHFAAAADSVAWIDLDGHLDLAADPFEGGFELVDGEIVLGDDPGMGVTPGRSAR comes from the coding sequence GTGAGGATCGTCGACGTCGAGGTCCGCCCCGTGCGCACGCCGATCACCGTCCCCTACCGGATCGCCGGCCGCACCTTCGACACGGCGGAGATGATCCTCCTCACGATCCGCGACGACGCCGGTCGCGAGGGGTACGGCGCCGCCGCTCCGGTGCCGCCCCTGACCGGAGACGATTTCGACTCGGCGGCGCGCGCCCTCGACGACCGGATCGCACCCGCCGTCCGGGGTCTCGACCCCTCGGATCTCGACGCGGCAATCGCCGCGGCGGCCTCGGCCTCGCCGGAGGCGCGAAGCGCCCTCGCCGCGATCGACATCGCGCTCCACGACCTCCACGCGAAGATCCGCGGCGTCTCTCTCGTGCGCCTCCTCGGCGGCGCGAGGCGGCGGCTCGTCACGTCGATCACGGTGGGCATCGGCGATCCGCGCGGCACCGCCGAGGCGGCCCGCCGCCACGCCGCCCGAGGCTTCCGATCGATCAAGGTGAAGATCGGCGAGAACGCCGAGCAGGATCTCGAGACCCTCGCGCGCGTCCGCGAGGCGGTGGGCCCTGCCGTCGCCATCCGGGTGGACGCGAACCAGGGGTACTCCCCCGGGGAGGCGCTGAAGGTGGCGGCGGCCCTTCCCGCCCTCGGCGTCGAGCTCTTTGAGCAGCCGGTCCCCGCGGGTGATCTGGACGGGATGCGGCGCGTGACCGAGGGTTCGGCGCCGCCGGTTGTGGCGGACGAGGGGGTGAAGACCGCGGCCGATCTCGATCGGCTCACGCGCGCCGGGGCGGCCCGCGGCGCCAACATCAAGCTCATGAAATGCGGCGGCATCGCGGAGGCGCGGCGGATCGACGCGGCCCTCCACCGGGCCGGCTGGCGGGCGCTGGTCGGCTGCATGGACGAGTCGCGCGCGAGCATCGCCGCCGCCGCGCACTTCGCCGCGGCCGCCGACAGCGTCGCGTGGATCGATCTCGACGGCCACCTCGACCTCGCGGCCGATCCGTTCGAGGGAGGCTTCGAGCTCGTCGACGGCGAGATCGTGCTGGGAGACGACCCCGGGATGGGCGTGACGCCCGGGCGCTCGGCCCGCTGA